The DNA window CGACGGCGACTGGTTGACTGCCGGGGCGGAGGAGCTGGAGGTCCTGATCGGCGACCCGAATCGACGGCGGCAGGCTGCCTCGACTCAAGACGAATTCACACCGGTGCCGTCGAGCAGTGAAGCGGAGACCACCCGCCGGATCTCCGAGCCCCCGAACGATCCCGAGACCACCCAGAAGAGCCGCGCGCTGGAGATCTTGGCGAGCATCGCGGATCGCGCCCTGGAGATGGGCAGGCTCGACGACGCCGAAGATCTGCTCAAGACGACCCTCCTCGACATGGCGCAGGAGTCCAGCCTGGGGCATGCGCTGGAGCAGGACTCTCTGGAGTTCGCCGTCGGTTATGCTCTGAGGCTGGCAGAGGCCAGCGGAACGAGCCGCTGGTTCGACTTCACGGTGGATCTACTGAAGAGCCAACGCGCCCCGTGCACGCAGCTGATGGCCTCGCGACTGCGGTCGGCCATGAAGAAGCTGACCACGGTGGACGTCGATCGACTCGTCGCCTACGCCAAGGCGCTGCGTGCGAGCGGCAACTCGCCCGCTGAAAAGTCTGCAGAGCTCGTCGATGAGCTGACTCAGGACGCGGTGCGAAAGCGAGCGGATTGATGCTCCGACACGCCGCCCGCGCTCTGCCCGGGTTGTGCGTCGGGCTCGCGCTCGTGATCGGCGCGTGCGCCAGCGAGACCGACGCTGGGGATCCCACCAGTTGTTCCGGAAGTCAGCCCATCGAGTGCCGGTCACCTGAGGGCGCGCTCGTGGGCTGCTGCCCCGAATCGCATCCCGTGTGTTCCAACGACGGACAAAACTGTTTCGAGTGGGGCGCCGTAGGCGGCGGCGGTGGCGCACCGAGCGGCGGCGGCGCACCCAGCGGCGGTGGCGCACCGGGTGGCGGTGGCGCACCGAGCGGCGGCGGGGCGAGCGGCGGCGGCGCACCGAGCGGCGGCGGCGCACCGAGCGGCGGTGGCACGCCGGGCGGCGGCGGAACGACGAGCGGAGGCGGCGGCGCTCCAAGCGGCGGCGGAACGACGAGCGGGGGCACCGGCGGCACCGGAACGGGCGGCACGGGAAATACTCGAGGCACCTGCATCGATCAGGGGTACGAGCCCAACGAAACCGAAACGACCGCCACCGGTTTGAAAGCGGTGACGGACTGCGACGGCACCGGCTCTACGGTCTCGGGCAAGCTCGATGGCTCGAAAGACGTCGACTATTATTCGTACTTCGGGACGGACACGACCGGATGCCTCGTGGGCCCCGTCGCCTCCACGACGGCGAAGGTGCGGCTGTGTTTGTTCGCCGAGTGTCCGGGCGCGTCCGTGACCTGCTCGTCGGGAACGCCGAGCACGTCGCCGGGCGGGAAGCCAGGTTGCTGCGTGGTGTCTGGCGGCACCGTGAACGTCTCGCTCGATTGCAACGGCTGGTCCGACGACGCGACGGTCTTCGTGCGCGTCGATTCGGGTGCTTCGAATACCTGCACCGCGTACACCGTGGCCTATCA is part of the Myxococcales bacterium genome and encodes:
- a CDS encoding FHA domain-containing protein, encoding MSRADNRESRSLTRVRLRHRGQELLLTEGVYLMGRDASCHILLDDAKVSRRHARLNVHGEQVSIDDLGSMNGLYVNGVRLTGSQPLFDGDWLTAGAEELEVLIGDPNRRRQAASTQDEFTPVPSSSEAETTRRISEPPNDPETTQKSRALEILASIADRALEMGRLDDAEDLLKTTLLDMAQESSLGHALEQDSLEFAVGYALRLAEASGTSRWFDFTVDLLKSQRAPCTQLMASRLRSAMKKLTTVDVDRLVAYAKALRASGNSPAEKSAELVDELTQDAVRKRAD